One window of the Burkholderiales bacterium genome contains the following:
- a CDS encoding phosphatidylglycerophosphatase A has protein sequence MIILAETNPSWRFVFTRPAHFLAFGFGAGLIRGAPGTAGTLVAFPLFWLLNPRLAPMLFLALIAVLFVLGIWICGKTGEDLGVDDHSGIVWDEIVAFLLVLDFAPTTLLWQALAFILFRAFDVLKPPPIDYFDKTVHGGFGVMLDDLMAAFYTLLCLAFWKTLIE, from the coding sequence ATGATCATTTTGGCTGAAACGAATCCATCGTGGCGTTTTGTGTTCACCCGCCCCGCGCATTTTCTGGCCTTTGGCTTTGGGGCAGGGCTGATACGCGGTGCACCGGGCACTGCGGGAACGCTGGTTGCATTTCCCTTGTTCTGGCTGTTAAACCCACGTTTGGCACCGATGCTGTTCCTTGCGCTAATTGCCGTCCTGTTTGTGCTCGGGATCTGGATATGCGGCAAGACCGGCGAAGACTTGGGAGTGGACGACCATAGCGGCATCGTGTGGGACGAAATCGTCGCATTCCTGCTCGTACTTGATTTCGCTCCAACGACGCTGCTATGGCAGGCCCTCGCGTTTATTTTGTTTCGAGCTTTTGATGTTCTAAAACCGCCGCCGATAGACTATTTCGACAAAACAGTCCATGGTGGCTTCGGCGTGATGCTGGATGATTTGATGGCTGCGTTTTACACGCTGCTCTGCCTGGCGTTCTGGAAAACGCTGATCGAGTGA